The window ATGACCAGGTAGTCGAAGGGCAGCTCGTAGGCCTCGCCGACGAGCGGCGCGACCGTGGCGACCTTGCGGTCCTGATCGATGGTCGTGACTCGGCCGGTGAGGACCTCGGCCTTGGGCAGAACGCGTCGCAGCGGGACGACGACATGCCGAGGCGAGATGCTGCCGGCAGCAGCTTCGGGGAGGAAGGGCTGGTACGTCATGTACGAGCGAGGGTCGACGACCGTGACGGTCGCCTCTCCATACCGCATCTTCTTCAGAATGCGACGAGCTGCGTACAGGCCTACGTACCCACCGCCTACAACGAGGATCCTGGGACGCTCCGTGGTGCTCATGCCATCGAGTATCCACCCCCCTCGGGGGGCATGCTCGTGAGCCCCTTCACAAGGTATGCGCGACCCTCTGCTACACTGCGCCGCCCACGTGACCCAGGTCATGGTCCACCCGGGGAACCAGAGGGCGCGGGCGAACGTTGGGCACCGCTTGTGAGCTGGCCCTTGAGCCGTCGGACGCGGGCGGACACCCGCCCCGGACACACCCCGGCCACACCCTCGCAACACCCCCGTCCCGCGCGCACGGGGGCCTCGGCGGGGCCCGTACGGCCCCCTGGAGGAAGAACTTGGCCCAGTGGAGCCGAATTCCTTGTGAAGAAGTTCACGAACTTCGTCGTGGCGCTGCGGAAAAGGCCCCTCCGGACCGGGTCCGGAGGGGCCTTCAGGGCCTCAAAGGTGCAGGCGGGAATGCGTATGAGCAGCATCTCACCGCGCCTGCGGCGCTGCTGTGATCACGCGGCCGACCAGGCGATCCCGTCCAGGATGTCGTGTTCGCTGACGACGACCTCGGCGGCACCGCTGCGTTCCATCACCGCGAGCAGCGCGAGCGCGCCCGAGGCGATCACGTCGACCCGGCCGGGATGCATCGCGGGGATCGCCGCGCGCTCCTCGTGCGTCGAGGCGAGCAGCCGTTCCGTGATCTCCCGGACCTGCGCGGCCGACACCCGGGAGTGGTGGATGGCCTCGGAGTCGTACTCCTCCAGGCCGAGCGCGATCGCCGCGACCGTGGTCACCGTCCCCGCCAGGCCCACCAGCGTCGCCGCCGAGGCGATCGGCACCGTCTCCTCGACCAGGTCCAGGGCGGCGTCGAGATCGGCCCGGATCGCGGCGACCCGGTCCGGCGTGGGCGGGTCCACGACCGCCCCGTCCACGACGAGATGACGCTCGGTCATACGCACGCAGCCGATGTCCACGGACCGGGCCGCGCGGACCTCGTCGTCACCGACCACGAACTCCGTGGAGCCGCCGCCGATGTCCACCACGAGGTACGGCCTGTCCAGGTGGTCACTGCCCGTCAGTTCCTTCGTGGCGCCGTCGAAGGAGAGCTGCGCCTCCTGGTCACCGCTGATGACCTCGGGCTCGATGCCGAGGATGTCCAGGACGCCCCGGACGAACACGTCGCTGTTCTCCGCGTCGCGGGACGCGGACGTGGCGACGAAGCGGGTCCGCTCGGCACCGAGCTCCTTGATCACGGCCGCGTACTCGCGGCACGCGTCGAAGGTGCGCTCCAGGGCTTCGGGGGCCAGCCGCCCGGTGCGGTCGACACCCTGCCCGAGCCGGACGATCCGCATGCGCCGGTCTAGCTCGGTGAACCGCCCGGTGGACGGCTCCACGTCGGCGACGAGCAGGCGGATGGAGTTGGTACCGCAGTCGATGGCGGCAACGCGGGTCATGGGGCTCCTGTGGTTGGACGGGTACCGCGCGGGATCAGGACGCGTCGGTGTCGCCGCACGGCGTGACGCAGGGGCCCTTCGCCCACCACTCCGGCAGCATCGCGATCGCCTCGTCGCCCAGCGGGTTGACGCCGGGGCCGGCCGCCAGCGAGTGGCCGACCAGGACGTGCAGGCACTTCACGCGGTCGGGCATGCCGCCCGCGCTCGGGAAGCCCTCCAGGACCTCGATGGCGTCACGCCGGGCGAGGTAGTCCTCGTGGGCCGCGCGGTAGGCGGCGGCCAGCTCGGGGTCCTCCGCCAGGCGCGCGGTCATCTCCTTCATGACCCCGTTGGCCTCCAGCGTGCCGATCGCGGAAGCCGCACGCGGGCACGACAGGTAGTACGTCGTCGGGAACGGCGTGCCGTCCTCCAGACGGGGCTGGGTCTCGACCACGTCCGGATTGCCGCAGGGGCAGCGGTGCGCGATGGCGCGCAGCCCGCGCGGCGGGCGGCCGAGCTGGAGCTCGAACGCGGCGATGTCCGCGGCGGTGGGCGTGGTGGATTCGGTCTGCGGAGGGGGCGTGTCCATGCCTGCCTTGAATGTCATCGGTCGGTCTGTATGTGTCGGCGCGGGAGCGGGGCACGGTGCGTGCCCCCGGTCCAGGGCCGCCGCGGGGGCGGGGTCATTCGCGGTCGGCGCTGTCGACGCCGTCCCAGAGGTTGGTGTGCCAGGGCCGCCCGGTGGCCCCCGGATCGCCGCGGCGCACCTCGGCCGCGTCGGGGTCGATCACCGTGAAGGCGGTCTCCCCCGGCATCACGTAGTGGAGGTGCTCCCGGGCCAGACGGCGGATGTACGCGTCGTCCTTGAGCCGCGCCTTCTCGTCGCGCAGTTCCTCGGTCCGCTCGCGCGCCTGCCTCGACAGCCTCTCCTGGTCGGCGATCTGGTCGCGCTGGGAGATGTACTGCCGCATCGGGTACGCCAGCGCCACCACCAGGGAGCAGACGATCAGCGCCAGGAACGCCGCCCGCCCGGTGAGCCTGGAGCGGCGGGCCTGGCGGCGGTTCTGGGACCGGTAGACACGGGCCGCCGTCTGCTCACCGAGCAGCCGCAGCCTGGTCGCGGTGGAGAACCGGTCGCGGTCCTTCCCGGCCATGTCTCACGCCTCCCGTTACGCACGTCCGTCCCCGCACACGGTACGGGACCGGATGCGGGGACGGACGGAGGCTGGTGCTCCGGACTCGGGCCGTCAGCCCTCGAAGCGGAACCGCGGGAACGCCGAACGGCCCGCGTACACCGCGGCGTCGTCGAGGATCTCCTCGATGCGCAGCAGCTGGTTGTACTTGGCGACGCGGTCCGAGCGGGCCGGGGCGCCGGTCTTGATCTGGCCGCAGTTCACCGCGACCGCGAGGTCGGCGATGGTGACGTCCTCGGTCTCACCGGAGCGGTGGGACATCATGCACTTGAAGCCGTTGCGCTGCGCGAGCTCGACGGCGTCCAGGGTCTCGGTCAGCGAACCGATCTGGTTGACCTTGACGAGCAGGGCGTTGGCCGAGCCCTCCTCGATGCCGCGGGCGAGGCGCTCCGGGTTGGTCACGAACAGGTCGTCGCCGACGATCTGCACCTTGGAGCCCAGCTTGTCGGTGATGACCTTCCAGCCGGCCCAGTCGTCCTCGTACAGCGGGTCCTCGATGGAGACCAGCGGGTACGCGGAGACGAGCTCCTCGTAGTACTCGGTCATCTCGGCGGCCGAGCGGGACTTGCCCTCGAACTCGTAGACGCCGTCCTTGTAGAACTCGGACGCGGCGACGTCGAGCGCGAGCGCGATGTCGCGGCCCGGGACGTAACCGGCCTCCTTGACGGCCTCGAGGATGAGGTCGAGGGCGGCGCGGTTGGACTCGAGGTTGGGAGCGAAGCCGCCCTCGTCACCGAGACCGGTGGAGAGGCCCTTGGTCTTCAGGACCTTCTTCAGCGTGTGGTAGATCTCCGCGCCCCAGCGAAGGGCCTCGGAGAAGGACTCGGCGCCGATCGGCGCGATCATGAACTCCTGGATGTCCACGTTGGAGTCGGCGTGCGAGCCGCCGTTCAGGATGTTCATCATCGGAACGGGCAGCAGGTGCGCGTTCGGGCCGCCGAGGTAGCGGAACAGCGGGAGGTCGGAGGCCTCGGACGCGGCGTGCGCCACGGCCAGCGAGACGCCGAGGATCGCGTTGGCGCCGAGGGAGCCCTTGTTCTCGGTGGCGTCCAGGTCGAACATCGCCTGGTCGATGAGGCGCTGCTCGGTGGCGTCGTAACCGACGAGCTCCGGGCCGATCTGCTCGATCACGGCGAGGACGGCCTTCTCGACGCCCTTGCCCTGGTAGCGGTTGGGGTCGCCGTCGCGAAGCTCAATGGCCTCGAACGCACCGGTGGAGGCGCCGGACGGAACAGCAGCACGTCCCGTGCTGCCGTCGTCGAGGCCAACCTCGACCTCGACCGTGGGGTTGCCCCGGGAGTCGAGGATTTCCCTGGCTACGACGACGTCGATGGACGGCACGAGGCATCTCCTTCTGGGATATGACACTGGATGTGCAGGGTCACTGTGGCCTTGCGCCACGAGCCTAACCGGCTCGGCCCGCTCCGTCGGCCGTCCGCCCGTCCCCTGGGACGAAAAAGGACCCAAGGACCTGCATTACGGGCAAATCTCCAGATATTTACTGGCTAGTAACTACAACAGTTGAACGCGCGCCCCCGCAGGAGTCCTCCACGGGGCCCCGCCCGGGAGCCCTCCGGGATCCCCTGAGCACGGCCCCGGCCCGGCACACAGGGGGGTGGGCGCGCCGGGCCGGGCCGTCGGGGCGGAGGAGGACCCCGTACCGCTCGTGACTACTTCAGGTGGAGCTGCTGCCCCGGGAAGATCAGGTCGGCCTTCTGGACGATGTCGTCGTTCAGCTTGAACAGCTTCTGCCAGCCGCCCTTGACCTTCTTCGCCTCGGCGATCTTGCTGAGGGTGTCGCCGGCCTTCACCTTGTACTCGCCGTCCCCCTTCTCGACCTTCTGGCCGGTCGGGGTGGTGACGGTCTCGCGCTTCTCGCTGCGCGAGGCGGGCTGCTCGGCCTTGCGCTCCGGCTGCGCCTTCGTCTCGGCCTTCGGCGCGGAGCCGGTGTCCACACCCGGGTCGACACCGTCGTTCGTCAGGCCGCCGGCACCGGCGCAGGCCCAGGCGCCCGGGCCCTGCAGGTCGAGGAGCTTCTCGGCGGCGGCGATCTGCTGGCCCTTGGTGGCCAGGTCGGCGCGGGCCGCGTACTGCGTACCGCCGGCGGCCGCCCAGCTGGAGGCCGAGAACTGCAGGCCGCCGTAGTAGCCGTTGCCGGTGTTGATGGACCAGTTGCCACCGGACTCGCACTGGGCGACGGCGTCCCAGGTCTCGACGGAGGCCGCGGAAGCACCGGTCGCGCCCATCAGCGGGACGGCGACGGCCGCACCGGTGACGCCAGCCAGGGTGGCTATGCGGACGGCCTTGGACGGGCGGCGGTGCTTGCCCTTGCTGGAAAGCAGCATGGTTCTCCTCACCGATGCCTACGAGGTGAGCTGTCGGGTTCGGGCCTGTGAGTTGCCCGGCCGACCGCACTCGCGGACGACTTCACCCCCAGCCGGTCCTCAGCCGTCCTCGGACGGCCGGGTCCCGGCACTTACCTGGGTCCCCCGCTCCTGCCTACGGCGCTTTACGCGTCGTTCCCCCCGACCGACGGCAGGATTCGGCGTGACGGTCGAAGGTGCCCGCGGTGCGAGCGGCTCCGACCGTAATCACACACAACCCCTACATTCAAAAATGGGCATAACGGTCAATCAGCGCCTTAGCGAGCAGCGCGGCCGGCCGTTCACGCAGGTCGGAGCGGATATGGACAGACCGGGCGTACATGACACCCCAGTTGAAGCAAAGAGACCCATGTCTCACTTACGCATAAGTGGACATAGGCCTCTGAACTACCCCTGATTTCGGGGTGTTTTCGTGCTTTTGATCAGTTGGCGGCCGGGACCTCCGCCGGCGCCTCCGCCGACGTCCCGCTCGCGTCCCCGCCCAGGCCGAGACCGAGGTCCAGGCTCTGGCCGGGGAGGATCAGGTCGGGGTCCGAGCCGAGCTCGGCCTTGTTGGCCTCGTAGAGGGCGGGCCACCCACCGGGCAGGTCCTCCGTGTCGGCGATCGCCCAGAGGTTGTCACCCTCCTGGACGGTGTACGTCCCCTCCGCACCCTGACGCCCCTCGGTGGCGCCGCGCGAGGCGTGCCTGCCCGACTCGCGCGCCTCGGCGGCCGAGGACGACTCCTCGGTCGCCTCCGGGGCGGGGGCACCCCGGTGCTTGCCGGCCTTGGACCCCTCGGCCTTCGGCGCGCCGGACGCCTCGGCCGACGGCGTCGCGGAGGGCGAGGAGCCGGACGTGTCCGCCTTCTCACCCTTGTCCGCCTTACCGGCGGACGCGCTCTTGCCGGCCTCGCCCTTCGCGTCCGCGCCGTCCTTCTCCTCCGCGGAGGAGGTGGCGGACGGGGTCGCGGTCTCCGTCGGCTCGGCGGACGGCTCGTTGCCCGGATCGATGCCCGGCAGCGCCCCGTCGAGCGCCAGCCCGGAGATCACCGCGCAGCTGGGCCACGCCTGGGGGCCCTTGTCCTCCAGCACCTTCTCGGCGACGGCGATCTGCTGCGAGCGGCTCGCGAGGTCGGCCCGCGCCGCGTAGGCCGCGCCGCCGTAGGCCGACCATGTG is drawn from Streptomyces sp. NBC_00178 and contains these coding sequences:
- a CDS encoding Ppx/GppA phosphatase family protein; translation: MTRVAAIDCGTNSIRLLVADVEPSTGRFTELDRRMRIVRLGQGVDRTGRLAPEALERTFDACREYAAVIKELGAERTRFVATSASRDAENSDVFVRGVLDILGIEPEVISGDQEAQLSFDGATKELTGSDHLDRPYLVVDIGGGSTEFVVGDDEVRAARSVDIGCVRMTERHLVVDGAVVDPPTPDRVAAIRADLDAALDLVEETVPIASAATLVGLAGTVTTVAAIALGLEEYDSEAIHHSRVSAAQVREITERLLASTHEERAAIPAMHPGRVDVIASGALALLAVMERSGAAEVVVSEHDILDGIAWSAA
- a CDS encoding DUF501 domain-containing protein, which codes for MDTPPPQTESTTPTAADIAAFELQLGRPPRGLRAIAHRCPCGNPDVVETQPRLEDGTPFPTTYYLSCPRAASAIGTLEANGVMKEMTARLAEDPELAAAYRAAHEDYLARRDAIEVLEGFPSAGGMPDRVKCLHVLVGHSLAAGPGVNPLGDEAIAMLPEWWAKGPCVTPCGDTDAS
- a CDS encoding FtsB family cell division protein — its product is MAGKDRDRFSTATRLRLLGEQTAARVYRSQNRRQARRSRLTGRAAFLALIVCSLVVALAYPMRQYISQRDQIADQERLSRQARERTEELRDEKARLKDDAYIRRLAREHLHYVMPGETAFTVIDPDAAEVRRGDPGATGRPWHTNLWDGVDSADRE
- the eno gene encoding phosphopyruvate hydratase encodes the protein MPSIDVVVAREILDSRGNPTVEVEVGLDDGSTGRAAVPSGASTGAFEAIELRDGDPNRYQGKGVEKAVLAVIEQIGPELVGYDATEQRLIDQAMFDLDATENKGSLGANAILGVSLAVAHAASEASDLPLFRYLGGPNAHLLPVPMMNILNGGSHADSNVDIQEFMIAPIGAESFSEALRWGAEIYHTLKKVLKTKGLSTGLGDEGGFAPNLESNRAALDLILEAVKEAGYVPGRDIALALDVAASEFYKDGVYEFEGKSRSAAEMTEYYEELVSAYPLVSIEDPLYEDDWAGWKVITDKLGSKVQIVGDDLFVTNPERLARGIEEGSANALLVKVNQIGSLTETLDAVELAQRNGFKCMMSHRSGETEDVTIADLAVAVNCGQIKTGAPARSDRVAKYNQLLRIEEILDDAAVYAGRSAFPRFRFEG
- a CDS encoding transglycosylase family protein, which gives rise to MLLSSKGKHRRPSKAVRIATLAGVTGAAVAVPLMGATGASAASVETWDAVAQCESGGNWSINTGNGYYGGLQFSASSWAAAGGTQYAARADLATKGQQIAAAEKLLDLQGPGAWACAGAGGLTNDGVDPGVDTGSAPKAETKAQPERKAEQPASRSEKRETVTTPTGQKVEKGDGEYKVKAGDTLSKIAEAKKVKGGWQKLFKLNDDIVQKADLIFPGQQLHLK
- a CDS encoding LysM peptidoglycan-binding domain-containing protein, producing the protein MGSANGRHRRPRQAPAIVVAAGVTGSAIAIPLLGAGGAQAADASTWDRVAECESGGIWSADLGNGYYGGLQFSEATWSAYGGAAYAARADLASRSQQIAVAEKVLEDKGPQAWPSCAVISGLALDGALPGIDPGNEPSAEPTETATPSATSSAEEKDGADAKGEAGKSASAGKADKGEKADTSGSSPSATPSAEASGAPKAEGSKAGKHRGAPAPEATEESSSAAEARESGRHASRGATEGRQGAEGTYTVQEGDNLWAIADTEDLPGGWPALYEANKAELGSDPDLILPGQSLDLGLGLGGDASGTSAEAPAEVPAAN